In one Sphingobacterium daejeonense genomic region, the following are encoded:
- a CDS encoding helix-turn-helix domain-containing protein, producing MPIIVHLDDIMSQRKMSLNELSSKVGITLSNLSIIKNQKAKAIRISTLDAICKALACQPGDIFKYVED from the coding sequence ATGCCTATAATTGTTCATCTAGATGATATCATGTCTCAGAGAAAAATGTCTCTGAATGAGTTGAGTTCCAAAGTTGGGATTACACTCTCTAATTTGTCTATTATCAAGAACCAAAAAGCTAAGGCTATACGCATCAGTACATTAGATGCTATCTGTAAAGCATTAGCTTGTCAGCCTGGTGATATTTTTAAGTATGTTGAAGACTAG
- a CDS encoding ABC transporter permease: MIKIFYPRPYWKAILLDFSAEDADNQLLISSLMANRLHLKVGESFIMYFIQEPVRKRKFTVRGIFTTNSEELDKIYVIGSLPLIRRLNNLEDHQAGGYEVRVKDFNQLFQSTDELNNTLGIELYATNVVMQMQDIFNWLNMLDMNDNIIFVLMVIVAVINMISALLISILERSPMIGMLKALGMRNAKIRTVFLYNSLYLIGYGLLLGNLIAIGLYFFQTNTHFFKLDPSIYYVPFVPMDISWTAVLWLNISLIGIALITLFIPSMLISRISPIKTIQFK; encoded by the coding sequence ATGATCAAGATTTTTTATCCAAGACCATATTGGAAGGCGATACTTTTGGATTTTTCAGCGGAGGATGCCGATAATCAATTGCTCATATCTTCTTTAATGGCCAATAGGCTGCACCTAAAGGTAGGAGAGAGTTTTATCATGTACTTTATCCAAGAGCCTGTTCGGAAAAGAAAATTTACTGTTAGGGGCATATTCACAACAAATTCTGAAGAACTGGATAAGATATACGTAATTGGTTCACTGCCATTGATTCGACGATTGAATAATTTGGAGGATCATCAGGCAGGAGGTTATGAGGTGCGGGTGAAAGATTTCAACCAACTATTTCAATCAACAGATGAACTGAATAACACTTTAGGCATTGAGCTTTATGCTACCAATGTTGTTATGCAGATGCAAGATATTTTCAATTGGCTCAATATGTTGGACATGAATGACAACATCATTTTTGTCCTTATGGTTATAGTGGCTGTTATCAATATGATTTCTGCTCTATTGATATCTATATTGGAAAGGTCTCCCATGATTGGAATGCTGAAGGCATTAGGAATGCGGAACGCTAAAATCAGAACTGTCTTCTTGTACAATTCTTTATACCTCATTGGGTATGGGCTTCTTTTAGGGAACTTGATAGCCATCGGTCTGTACTTTTTCCAGACGAATACCCATTTCTTCAAACTAGATCCAAGTATCTATTATGTGCCATTTGTTCCTATGGATATTTCTTGGACAGCCGTCCTTTGGCTGAATATTTCCTTGATTGGAATTGCATTGATTACACTATTTATTCCATCGATGCTAATTTCAAGAATATCACCAATTAAAACTATTCAGTTCAAGTAA
- a CDS encoding helix-turn-helix domain-containing protein: MNALGKKIRLLRHQKGWSQEDVAKRLDISIPAFSKIETGITDVNLSRLNQISKLFGLSLVQLLSTSDPEEDKQIQNEVNELQKRLQSREVEVIDLQKKVIDLYEQLHKK, translated from the coding sequence ATGAATGCATTAGGAAAAAAAATCAGATTACTTAGACATCAGAAAGGATGGAGTCAGGAGGATGTAGCTAAAAGGCTAGATATCTCTATTCCAGCATTTTCTAAAATTGAAACAGGCATTACTGATGTTAATTTATCGAGATTGAACCAAATTTCTAAACTGTTTGGTTTATCATTAGTACAATTATTATCGACTTCAGATCCTGAGGAAGATAAACAAATCCAGAATGAAGTAAACGAGCTTCAAAAGCGTCTTCAATCACGTGAAGTAGAAGTTATCGACTTACAGAAGAAAGTAATTGATCTATACGAGCAATTGCATAAGAAATAA
- a CDS encoding cation:proton antiporter domain-containing protein, whose product MSDKIFDHLIHAFEAPLTNPVLIFSLVLFIILLSPILLRPIKVPGIIGLIISGIIIGPHGLNWLGEEFSS is encoded by the coding sequence ATGAGCGATAAAATTTTTGACCATTTAATTCACGCTTTTGAGGCACCTTTGACCAATCCGGTCCTTATTTTTTCCTTAGTATTATTTATTATTTTATTATCTCCCATTTTATTGAGACCTATAAAGGTTCCTGGAATTATTGGGTTAATTATTTCTGGGATAATTATTGGTCCCCATGGGTTGAACTGGTTAGGAGAAGAATTCAGCAGTTGA
- a CDS encoding Mur ligase family protein: MLQLNPENNLMIIEGDEYYASAVNKQSKFLKYKPNIALISGVEWDHFKTVISEDDYFKQFEDFIRTIVPKGTLIYNKDDKNTREVVERTMDIKINRHGYKLPEYTINKGVTYIHVGEENIPLKIFGKHNLSNIAGAFTVCEWLGVKRDEFYHAIQDFKSSIRYLEFVASQNGSVVYQDFAHTPSKLRSSIHAVKEQFPNQALVTVIELNAYDSIDSEFITEYANSMNESDFAVVFVNTSLIKEKNIALDNLIWRLTEAFNHPSFHVITQMTDLEDFLETFKSNGYNLLFMSSKQLQWGKYV; this comes from the coding sequence TTGCTTCAACTTAACCCTGAAAATAACCTGATGATTATTGAAGGGGATGAATATTATGCTTCAGCAGTTAACAAACAGTCCAAGTTTCTCAAGTACAAACCAAATATTGCGCTTATCAGTGGTGTTGAGTGGGATCATTTCAAGACTGTAATCAGTGAAGATGATTACTTCAAGCAATTTGAGGACTTTATCCGTACGATTGTTCCCAAGGGTACCCTTATCTATAATAAGGATGATAAGAACACTAGAGAGGTTGTAGAGCGCACCATGGACATTAAAATCAACCGACATGGTTATAAGCTTCCTGAATATACAATTAACAAGGGTGTGACTTATATTCACGTTGGCGAAGAGAATATTCCTTTAAAGATTTTTGGCAAGCATAATTTATCCAATATTGCTGGTGCATTTACGGTGTGCGAGTGGTTAGGGGTGAAGCGTGATGAGTTTTACCATGCTATTCAGGATTTCAAGAGTTCGATCCGGTATTTGGAATTTGTGGCGAGCCAGAATGGGAGTGTTGTTTATCAGGACTTTGCGCATACGCCTAGTAAGTTGAGATCGAGTATCCATGCTGTAAAGGAGCAATTTCCGAATCAGGCACTAGTGACTGTCATTGAGTTGAATGCTTATGATAGTATTGACTCAGAGTTTATTACGGAATACGCAAATTCGATGAATGAATCAGATTTTGCTGTCGTTTTTGTTAATACTTCGCTTATCAAGGAAAAAAATATTGCTTTAGATAACCTAATATGGCGATTAACTGAGGCTTTTAACCATCCATCTTTCCATGTTATCACTCAGATGACAGATTTGGAGGATTTTTTGGAAACTTTTAAATCAAATGGTTATAATTTGCTATTTATGAGTTCAAAACAACTACAATGGGGTAAATATGTCTAG
- a CDS encoding 50S ribosomal protein L11 methyltransferase — translation METVLATEAVGYDISYQVEELENKNWNQVWESNFSPILVDDQCYVRATFHEDKPEYPYQIIIDPKNVIWYRPSPKPLSMMLSFILENNFEGKQVLDMGCGTGILAILASKRGAKDILAVDFDPICVESVNENKELNQVSNIEAKFGIQRSNSRSSI, via the coding sequence TTGGAAACAGTTTTGGCTACGGAAGCGGTTGGTTATGACATTTCCTATCAAGTAGAGGAATTGGAAAACAAGAACTGGAATCAAGTTTGGGAAAGCAACTTTAGCCCAATTTTGGTTGATGACCAATGTTATGTTCGTGCTACTTTTCACGAGGACAAGCCTGAATATCCATATCAGATTATCATCGATCCAAAAAATGTCATTTGGTACAGGCCATCACCAAAACCACTTTCAATGATGCTTTCTTTTATTTTAGAAAATAATTTTGAAGGCAAGCAGGTTTTGGATATGGGTTGCGGGACAGGTATTTTGGCCATCTTAGCTTCAAAGCGAGGTGCTAAGGACATCTTGGCCGTTGATTTTGATCCGATCTGTGTTGAGAGTGTAAATGAAAATAAGGAACTCAACCAAGTTTCCAATATTGAAGCAAAGTTTGGGATCCAAAGAAGTAATAGTAGGTCTTCGATTTGA
- a CDS encoding ABC transporter permease, whose translation MNFPYFLAKRITLEGNRTFSKLIVRVTIGALALAIMAIILAVAILNGFKNEITEKQRGFFGDIIILKNERNDSYVNTPISLDDKQLAKIKENPNVKDVYPFATKAGIMNVKGEVEGVLLKGIDKDYDQDFLSKTILEGDTFGFFSGGCR comes from the coding sequence TTGAATTTTCCATATTTCTTAGCCAAGAGGATTACATTAGAAGGAAACCGCACGTTTTCAAAGCTAATAGTACGAGTTACTATAGGGGCTTTGGCGCTGGCTATTATGGCTATAATTCTTGCAGTTGCTATTCTCAATGGTTTTAAAAATGAGATAACGGAAAAGCAGCGTGGATTTTTTGGCGATATTATTATTCTAAAGAATGAACGTAATGATTCCTATGTCAATACTCCAATCTCTCTAGATGATAAACAGCTTGCTAAAATCAAAGAAAATCCGAATGTAAAAGATGTATATCCTTTTGCAACCAAAGCAGGTATCATGAATGTCAAAGGTGAGGTAGAGGGGGTGTTACTAAAGGGTATTGACAAGGATTATGATCAAGATTTTTTATCCAAGACCATATTGGAAGGCGATACTTTTGGATTTTTCAGCGGAGGATGCCGATAA
- a CDS encoding Mur ligase domain-containing protein, producing MRIHFIAIGGSIMHNLAINLAEQGHQVSGSDDQIVEPSKSHLQDAGLMPKELGWFPEKITDDIDVVILGMHADEHNPELQKAKELGIKIYSFPEFVYEQSAEKTRVVIAGTYGKTTITSMIMHVLKKIGTKFRLFSMGLN from the coding sequence ATGCGCATACATTTTATAGCCATAGGTGGAAGTATCATGCATAATTTAGCTATTAATTTAGCTGAACAAGGGCATCAAGTGAGTGGTTCTGACGATCAGATTGTAGAACCTTCCAAATCTCACCTCCAAGATGCTGGATTAATGCCCAAGGAATTGGGATGGTTTCCGGAGAAAATCACGGATGACATTGATGTTGTTATCCTTGGTATGCATGCGGATGAACACAATCCTGAACTTCAAAAAGCGAAGGAATTAGGAATAAAGATTTATTCCTTTCCTGAGTTTGTCTATGAGCAAAGTGCCGAAAAGACTCGTGTTGTTATTGCTGGGACCTATGGTAAGACAACCATTACGAGTATGATCATGCATGTCCTGAAAAAAATTGGGACGAAATTTCGATTATTTAGTATGGGGCTCAATTAG
- a CDS encoding sigma-70 family RNA polymerase sigma factor translates to MRQLKITQSITNRESQSLDKYLHEIGKVDLISAEEEVILAQRIREGDQVALEKLTKTNLRFVVSVAKQYQNQGLTLGDLINEGNLGLIKAAKRFDETKGFKFISYAVWWIRQSILQAIAEQSRIVRLPLNQVGSLSKISKAFSKLEQEYEREPSPEELADILETTVDKVSDTLSNSGRHVSMDAPFVQGEENTLLDVLENSDPDTDSSLIDESLSEEIKRSLATLTEREREIIVLFFGLGSNHQLSLEEIGEKFSLTRERVRQIKDKALQRLRHTSRSKILKSYLG, encoded by the coding sequence ATGAGACAGCTCAAAATTACACAATCCATCACCAACCGTGAGTCGCAGTCCCTTGACAAGTACTTGCATGAAATCGGTAAGGTAGATTTAATTTCAGCAGAAGAAGAGGTTATTCTAGCCCAAAGAATTCGTGAAGGTGATCAGGTTGCATTAGAGAAATTAACTAAAACCAACTTACGTTTCGTTGTATCCGTTGCAAAACAATACCAGAATCAAGGATTGACCCTAGGGGACTTGATTAACGAAGGAAACTTAGGCTTAATAAAAGCAGCAAAACGTTTCGATGAAACTAAAGGGTTTAAGTTTATATCTTATGCGGTATGGTGGATTCGTCAATCAATTTTGCAAGCAATTGCTGAGCAATCTCGTATCGTTCGTTTACCATTAAACCAAGTAGGATCTCTAAGTAAGATCAGCAAAGCCTTTTCTAAATTGGAGCAGGAATATGAACGTGAGCCATCACCAGAGGAATTAGCTGATATCTTGGAAACAACTGTTGACAAAGTATCGGATACATTAAGTAATTCTGGACGCCATGTTTCTATGGATGCACCATTTGTACAAGGTGAAGAAAATACATTATTGGATGTATTGGAAAACAGCGACCCAGACACCGACAGTTCGTTGATCGACGAATCATTGTCTGAAGAAATCAAAAGATCGTTGGCTACTTTAACAGAGCGCGAAAGAGAAATTATCGTATTGTTCTTCGGATTAGGTTCTAATCACCAATTGTCTCTGGAAGAGATTGGAGAGAAATTCAGCTTGACTAGAGAGCGTGTGCGTCAAATCAAAGACAAAGCGCTACAACGCTTGAGACATACCTCTAGAAGCAAAATCCTCAAGTCATACTTGGGATAA
- the fmt gene encoding methionyl-tRNA formyltransferase — MRIIFMGTPDFAVASLKALIEAGEEVVAVVTGPDKPAGRGQKLHESAVKKFAVSQNIPVLQPVKLRDPEFLAELKSFNADLQVVVAFRMLPELVWKMPEKGTINVHASLLPNYRGAAPINHAIINGEKKSGVTTFLLQHEIDTGNILFSTEVEILDNDNAGDLHDKLMLAGAELLIRTVNAIKKNDIHPIPQDSIDTENLKHAPKIFKEDCLINWENDSVKIYNLIRGLSPYPTAFTHIDGKVLKIYESEIIIEKHDLKPGTYISDGKNELKFATKDGFLKLLEIQIEGKKRMSVSDFLRGYRLEGTTN, encoded by the coding sequence ATGCGCATTATATTTATGGGAACTCCAGACTTCGCCGTTGCATCACTAAAGGCATTAATTGAAGCTGGTGAAGAAGTTGTGGCAGTAGTTACCGGACCGGACAAACCTGCAGGTAGAGGCCAGAAATTACACGAATCAGCCGTCAAAAAGTTCGCAGTATCTCAAAATATCCCTGTCTTACAACCCGTTAAATTAAGAGACCCAGAATTCTTGGCCGAACTGAAATCTTTCAATGCAGATTTGCAAGTCGTAGTTGCCTTCAGAATGTTGCCTGAATTGGTGTGGAAAATGCCAGAAAAAGGAACAATCAATGTACATGCTTCTTTATTGCCCAATTACCGCGGTGCAGCACCTATCAACCATGCTATCATCAATGGTGAGAAAAAATCTGGGGTAACCACTTTTTTATTGCAACATGAGATCGATACTGGTAATATATTGTTTTCTACAGAAGTAGAAATATTAGACAATGACAATGCAGGCGATCTACACGACAAATTAATGCTCGCAGGTGCTGAATTATTGATAAGAACTGTAAATGCAATCAAGAAGAACGATATTCATCCTATTCCTCAAGATAGCATCGACACTGAAAACTTAAAACATGCTCCTAAAATCTTTAAGGAAGATTGTCTAATCAATTGGGAAAATGATTCTGTGAAAATATATAACTTAATCAGAGGCTTAAGCCCCTACCCAACTGCTTTCACTCATATAGATGGAAAAGTATTGAAGATTTATGAGTCTGAAATAATTATTGAAAAACATGACCTTAAGCCAGGAACATATATCAGCGACGGCAAAAATGAGCTAAAATTCGCAACAAAAGACGGTTTTCTAAAATTATTAGAAATTCAGATTGAAGGCAAAAAAAGAATGTCAGTAAGTGATTTTCTTAGAGGCTATCGATTGGAAGGAACGACGAACTAG
- a CDS encoding cation:proton antiporter, whose protein sequence is MNEFKKTKHKSLMFGFFTFIIPISIGFPVCYYILDYSLLTSILIASMFATHTLVSYPIVNRYGISKNEAVAITIGGTILTDTAVLIILAVIKGASQGEITNEFWITLGVSFAIFLFIMFGVIPKIAKWFFEKVESEKTGHYIFVLTVVFFAAFLAEMANLEPIIGAFVAGLALNKLIPHSSALMNRIEFIGNAIFIPFFLISVGMIVDIGVITNSTGWTVFYVAGALTLVGIVGKFLAATATQWAFKYSKNERNLIFGLSNAHAAATLAIIMVGYNNDIIDENVLNGTIILILVSCIIASIVTENASKKIVLEGRQHTEHIEHVEEHEEQIIIPIANLNNMEAILDFATLVKSKKSPHPLNILSVVPNDEQAERNLYEARQNLDKMAKYASGSETEVDLMTKVDFNIASGISSASKEAFADCLILGWPSATSFVEKIVGEKTESILNRTDATLMMCRIEKPFITNKMITIFVPPMAESEVGFAYWMEKMTKLASELSLPITFVCNRRSHRAVELMLDNLKSSVPVTFEEYEDWDNIYGLATFSNSDSLLVFVSARYGDVSYRDSLDGLAKRVGKYYKNQNLILIFPSRLEDQHIDEYEDVQTAPIFRRISREIGNMFSKEK, encoded by the coding sequence ATGAATGAATTTAAAAAGACTAAACATAAATCATTGATGTTTGGTTTTTTCACTTTTATCATTCCAATATCCATCGGTTTTCCGGTTTGTTATTATATTTTAGATTACAGTCTATTAACAAGTATTTTAATTGCGAGCATGTTTGCTACGCATACTTTGGTATCGTATCCAATTGTAAATCGGTATGGTATATCCAAGAATGAAGCGGTGGCCATAACGATCGGTGGTACTATTTTAACTGATACTGCTGTATTAATTATCTTAGCTGTAATTAAAGGTGCTTCTCAAGGGGAGATTACCAATGAATTCTGGATAACACTTGGAGTTTCCTTTGCCATCTTTTTGTTTATTATGTTCGGTGTTATCCCGAAGATTGCGAAATGGTTTTTTGAAAAGGTTGAAAGTGAGAAAACAGGTCATTATATTTTTGTGTTAACAGTTGTTTTCTTTGCGGCTTTCCTGGCAGAAATGGCGAATCTGGAGCCGATTATTGGTGCCTTTGTTGCGGGTTTAGCGCTCAATAAATTAATACCTCATTCATCAGCCTTGATGAACCGAATAGAGTTTATCGGAAATGCGATTTTCATTCCATTCTTCTTGATTTCCGTAGGTATGATTGTTGATATCGGTGTCATAACAAATAGCACAGGATGGACTGTTTTTTATGTTGCTGGTGCGCTGACATTGGTTGGAATTGTTGGTAAGTTCTTAGCTGCAACTGCAACCCAATGGGCTTTTAAATATTCAAAGAATGAGCGGAACTTAATCTTTGGTTTAAGTAATGCACATGCTGCAGCAACATTAGCGATAATCATGGTTGGTTATAACAATGATATTATCGATGAAAACGTATTGAACGGAACGATTATTCTAATTTTAGTAAGTTGTATAATTGCATCTATTGTAACTGAAAATGCGTCCAAGAAGATTGTTTTGGAAGGCCGTCAACATACAGAACACATTGAACATGTTGAAGAGCATGAGGAACAGATAATTATTCCTATTGCGAACCTCAATAATATGGAGGCCATTTTGGATTTTGCAACATTGGTAAAATCGAAGAAATCTCCGCATCCTTTAAATATTCTTTCGGTAGTTCCCAATGATGAGCAAGCTGAAAGGAACTTATATGAAGCTAGACAGAACTTAGATAAAATGGCGAAATATGCTTCTGGTTCGGAAACCGAAGTAGATTTAATGACCAAGGTTGACTTTAATATTGCGAGTGGTATTAGCAGTGCTTCGAAGGAAGCTTTTGCAGATTGTTTAATCCTTGGTTGGCCCAGTGCAACTAGTTTTGTTGAAAAAATTGTAGGAGAGAAGACTGAAAGTATATTAAATAGGACGGATGCTACGCTAATGATGTGTAGGATTGAAAAGCCATTTATCACCAATAAGATGATTACCATTTTTGTTCCTCCGATGGCAGAATCAGAAGTAGGTTTTGCTTATTGGATGGAGAAAATGACAAAATTAGCTTCGGAACTTTCTCTTCCTATTACATTTGTTTGTAATAGACGTAGCCATAGGGCCGTAGAATTAATGCTTGACAATCTGAAATCAAGTGTTCCTGTAACATTTGAAGAATATGAAGATTGGGATAATATTTACGGATTGGCAACTTTCAGCAATTCGGATTCCTTATTGGTTTTTGTTTCAGCAAGATATGGAGATGTTTCTTACAGAGATTCTTTAGATGGCTTGGCGAAGAGAGTAGGTAAATACTACAAAAACCAAAACCTGATCTTAATCTTCCCATCGAGGTTGGAAGATCAGCATATCGATGAATACGAAGATGTTCAAACTGCTCCAATCTTTAGAAGAATCAGTCGTGAGATTGGAAATATGTTCAGCAAAGAAAAATAA